One genomic segment of Peromyscus leucopus breed LL Stock chromosome 23, UCI_PerLeu_2.1, whole genome shotgun sequence includes these proteins:
- the LOC114710307 gene encoding NADPH--cytochrome P450 reductase isoform X1, translated as MGDSHKDTSATMTEAVAEEVSLFSTTDMVLFSLIVGVLTYWFIFRKKKEEVPEFSKIQTTTSSVKESSFVEKMKKTGRNIIVFYGSQTGTAEEFANRLSKDAHRYGMRGMSADPEEYDLADLSSLPEIDKSLVVFCMATYGEGDPTDNAQDFYDWLQETDVDLTGVKFAVFGLGNKTYEHFNAMGKYVDQRLEQLGAQRIFELGLGDDDGNLEEDFITWREQFWPAVCEFFGVEATGEESSIRQYELVVHEDIDTAKVYTGEMGRLKSYENQKPPFDAKNPFLAAVTTNRKLNQGTERHLMHLELDISDSKIRYESGDHVAVYPANDSTLVNQIGEILGADLDVVMSLNNLDEESNKKHPFPCPTTYRTALTYYLDITNPPRTNVLYELAQYASEPSEQEHLHKMASSSGEGKELYLSWVVEARRHILAILQDYPSLRPPIDHLCELLPRLQARYYSIASSSKVHPNSVHICAVAVEYEAKSGRVNKGVATSWLRAKEPAGENGRRALVPMFVRKSQFRLPFKSTTPVIMVGPGTGVAPFIGFIQERAWLREQGKEVGETLLYYGCRRSNEDYLYREELAGFHKAGALTQLNVAFSREQEHKVYVQHLLKRDKEHLWKLIHEGGAHIYVCGDARNMAKDVQNTFYDIVAEFGPMEHAQAVDYVKKLMTKGRYSLDVWS; from the exons ATGGGGGACTCTCACAAAGACACCAGTGCCACCATGACTGAGGCAGTGGCCGAAGAAGTGTCTCTCTTCAGCACGACGGACATGGTTCTGTTCTCTCTCATCGTGGGGGTCCTGACCTACTGGTTCAtctttagaaagaagaaagaagaggtaCCAGAGTTCAGCAAGATCCAGACAAC GACCTCGTCCGTCAAAGAGAGCAGCTTCgtggaaaagatgaagaaaacG GGAAGGAACATTATCGTGTTCTATGGTTCCCAGACGGGAACCGCTGAGGAGTTTGCCAACCGGCTGTCCAAGGATGCCCACCGCTACGGGATGCGGGGCATGTCTGCAGACCCCGAAGAGTATGACCTG GCCGACCTGAGCAGCTTGCCTGAGATCGACAAGTCCCTGGTGGTCTTCTGCATGGCCACGTACGGCGAGGGTGACCCCACCGACAATGCCCAGGATTTCTATGACTGGCTGCAAGAGACAGACGTGGACCTCACCGGGGTCAAGTTCGCT GTGTTTGGCCTTGGTAACAAGACCTATGAGCATTTCAACGCCATGGGCAAGTATGTGGACCAGCGGCTGGAGCAGCTTGGCGCCCAGCGCATCTTCGAGTTGGGCCTTGGTGATGACGACGGGAA CTTGGAAGAGGATTTCATCACATGGAGGGAGCAGTTCTGGCCAGCTGTGTGCGAGTTCTTCGGGGTGGAAGCCACTGGGGAGGAGTCGAG CATCCGCCAGTACGAACTCGTGGTCCACGAAGACATCGACACCGCCAAGGTTTACACGGGGGAGATGGGCCGTCTGAAGAGCTACGAGAACCAGAAACC TCCCTTCGATGCCAAGAATCCATTCCTGGCTGCTGTCACAACCAACCGGAAGCTGAACCAGGGCACTGAGCGGCATCTAATGCACCTGGAATTGGACATCTCAGACTCCAAGATCAG GTATGAATCTGGAGATCATGTGGCTGTGTACCCAGCCAACGACTCAACCCTGGTCAACCAGATTGGGGAGATCCTGGGGGCTGATCTGGATGTCGTCATGTCTCTAAACAATCTCGATG AGGAGTCCAACAAGAAACATCCATTCCCGTGCCCCACCACCTACCGCACGGCCCTCACCTACTACCTGGACATCACCAACCCACCACGCACCAACGTGCTCTACGAGCTGGCGCAGTATGCCTCTGAGCCCTCAGAGCAGGAGCACCTGCACAAGATGGCGTCGTCCTCCGGCGAGGGCAAG GAGCTGTacctgagctgggtggtggaagCCCGGAGGCACATCTTGGCCATTCTCCAGGACTACCCGTCGCTGCGGCCCCCCATCGACCACCTGTGCGAGCTGCTGCCGCGGCTGCAGGCTCGCTACTACTCCATTGCCTCGTCCTCCAAG GTCCACCCCAACTCCGTGCACATCTGCGCCGTGGCTGTGGAGTACGAAGCCAAGTCGGGGCGAGTGAACAAGGGGGTGGCCACCAGCTGGCTCCGGGCCAAGGAGCCGGCAGGAGAGAATGGCCGCCGGGCCCTGGTGCCCATGTTTGTGCGCAAATCTCAGTTCCGCCTTCCCTTCAAGTCCACCACGCCAGTCATCATGGTGGGCCCGGGCACAGGGGTTGCCCCCTTCATAGGCTTCATCCAGGAGCGAGCCTGGCTCCGGGAGCAAG GCAAGGAGGTCGGGGAGACGCTGCTCTACTATGGCTGCCGGCGCTCCAACGAGGACTACCTCTACCGTGAGGAGCTGGCCGGCTTTCACAAGGCCGGTGCCCTCACCCAGCTTAATGTGGCCTTTTCCCGGGAGCAGGAGCACAAG GTCTATGTCCAGCACCTGCTGAAGAGAGACAAGGAACACCTGTGGAAGCTGATCCATGAGGGCGGGGCCCACATCTACGTCTGCGG GGATGCTCGAAATATG
- the LOC114710307 gene encoding NADPH--cytochrome P450 reductase isoform X2 → MGCAYSSPPDEPTPRTSSVKESSFVEKMKKTGRNIIVFYGSQTGTAEEFANRLSKDAHRYGMRGMSADPEEYDLADLSSLPEIDKSLVVFCMATYGEGDPTDNAQDFYDWLQETDVDLTGVKFAVFGLGNKTYEHFNAMGKYVDQRLEQLGAQRIFELGLGDDDGNLEEDFITWREQFWPAVCEFFGVEATGEESSIRQYELVVHEDIDTAKVYTGEMGRLKSYENQKPPFDAKNPFLAAVTTNRKLNQGTERHLMHLELDISDSKIRYESGDHVAVYPANDSTLVNQIGEILGADLDVVMSLNNLDEESNKKHPFPCPTTYRTALTYYLDITNPPRTNVLYELAQYASEPSEQEHLHKMASSSGEGKELYLSWVVEARRHILAILQDYPSLRPPIDHLCELLPRLQARYYSIASSSKVHPNSVHICAVAVEYEAKSGRVNKGVATSWLRAKEPAGENGRRALVPMFVRKSQFRLPFKSTTPVIMVGPGTGVAPFIGFIQERAWLREQGKEVGETLLYYGCRRSNEDYLYREELAGFHKAGALTQLNVAFSREQEHKVYVQHLLKRDKEHLWKLIHEGGAHIYVCGDARNMAKDVQNTFYDIVAEFGPMEHAQAVDYVKKLMTKGRYSLDVWS, encoded by the exons ATGGGATGTGCATACTCATCTCCGCCGGACGAGCCCACCCCGAG GACCTCGTCCGTCAAAGAGAGCAGCTTCgtggaaaagatgaagaaaacG GGAAGGAACATTATCGTGTTCTATGGTTCCCAGACGGGAACCGCTGAGGAGTTTGCCAACCGGCTGTCCAAGGATGCCCACCGCTACGGGATGCGGGGCATGTCTGCAGACCCCGAAGAGTATGACCTG GCCGACCTGAGCAGCTTGCCTGAGATCGACAAGTCCCTGGTGGTCTTCTGCATGGCCACGTACGGCGAGGGTGACCCCACCGACAATGCCCAGGATTTCTATGACTGGCTGCAAGAGACAGACGTGGACCTCACCGGGGTCAAGTTCGCT GTGTTTGGCCTTGGTAACAAGACCTATGAGCATTTCAACGCCATGGGCAAGTATGTGGACCAGCGGCTGGAGCAGCTTGGCGCCCAGCGCATCTTCGAGTTGGGCCTTGGTGATGACGACGGGAA CTTGGAAGAGGATTTCATCACATGGAGGGAGCAGTTCTGGCCAGCTGTGTGCGAGTTCTTCGGGGTGGAAGCCACTGGGGAGGAGTCGAG CATCCGCCAGTACGAACTCGTGGTCCACGAAGACATCGACACCGCCAAGGTTTACACGGGGGAGATGGGCCGTCTGAAGAGCTACGAGAACCAGAAACC TCCCTTCGATGCCAAGAATCCATTCCTGGCTGCTGTCACAACCAACCGGAAGCTGAACCAGGGCACTGAGCGGCATCTAATGCACCTGGAATTGGACATCTCAGACTCCAAGATCAG GTATGAATCTGGAGATCATGTGGCTGTGTACCCAGCCAACGACTCAACCCTGGTCAACCAGATTGGGGAGATCCTGGGGGCTGATCTGGATGTCGTCATGTCTCTAAACAATCTCGATG AGGAGTCCAACAAGAAACATCCATTCCCGTGCCCCACCACCTACCGCACGGCCCTCACCTACTACCTGGACATCACCAACCCACCACGCACCAACGTGCTCTACGAGCTGGCGCAGTATGCCTCTGAGCCCTCAGAGCAGGAGCACCTGCACAAGATGGCGTCGTCCTCCGGCGAGGGCAAG GAGCTGTacctgagctgggtggtggaagCCCGGAGGCACATCTTGGCCATTCTCCAGGACTACCCGTCGCTGCGGCCCCCCATCGACCACCTGTGCGAGCTGCTGCCGCGGCTGCAGGCTCGCTACTACTCCATTGCCTCGTCCTCCAAG GTCCACCCCAACTCCGTGCACATCTGCGCCGTGGCTGTGGAGTACGAAGCCAAGTCGGGGCGAGTGAACAAGGGGGTGGCCACCAGCTGGCTCCGGGCCAAGGAGCCGGCAGGAGAGAATGGCCGCCGGGCCCTGGTGCCCATGTTTGTGCGCAAATCTCAGTTCCGCCTTCCCTTCAAGTCCACCACGCCAGTCATCATGGTGGGCCCGGGCACAGGGGTTGCCCCCTTCATAGGCTTCATCCAGGAGCGAGCCTGGCTCCGGGAGCAAG GCAAGGAGGTCGGGGAGACGCTGCTCTACTATGGCTGCCGGCGCTCCAACGAGGACTACCTCTACCGTGAGGAGCTGGCCGGCTTTCACAAGGCCGGTGCCCTCACCCAGCTTAATGTGGCCTTTTCCCGGGAGCAGGAGCACAAG GTCTATGTCCAGCACCTGCTGAAGAGAGACAAGGAACACCTGTGGAAGCTGATCCATGAGGGCGGGGCCCACATCTACGTCTGCGG GGATGCTCGAAATATG